A region of Solea solea chromosome 7, fSolSol10.1, whole genome shotgun sequence DNA encodes the following proteins:
- the si:dkeyp-97b10.3 gene encoding uncharacterized protein si:dkeyp-97b10.3 isoform X1, whose amino-acid sequence MVAEMASCGAACHLEDGEGDTPAPENKDNLTEGESSSSDNTGTSADESSEEDDEDEEEDDDSGCAEKDGGEEEEEEEEEAEDAHAHAEESKHESAAGREADVLNGKDERQFKVCCEKCRAIHQSHGNDVVTPRRISKGRLQVQLEGEGAYECSVTGLVFEASERVLIRYSVLSWSKFGAFLRDSWKFAGPIFNVDTVGKDASVLKSIQFPHSICLADPEKDMTFSVLHIKGNRPLIEPTVDHTGSHVKWNVTSLSPVGPIIQTSQSVEHHGVVLVYKQLGGDNNSYSFHVYLATNSSSDIKDICKQVRGYKNRYIRIEKPPTCKLDEGTYRLLSEPEGDIKPQDLKFTLAVTKMKGYFEAYFEQPPPFKLSLIETESDQTVWSATIREGDCVDTTEKKPRKRTNNRPVCMGCFGNNIIVSIFVAQLSVLGAGRKRSSSPSEDEAFCKKPRWQDESDGVKTGMPQVQDLSEKQLLQVAKQLGKEWKQVAIYLDLNSRHLDDIQAAEKDVTMQKLKMLVEWKGRQLPGEATASRLWKSVEELANDLPNEVRQTLQDMINNPAAK is encoded by the exons atggtgGCGGAGATGGCGAGCTGCGGAGCGGCATGTCACTTGGAGGACGG AGAAGGAGACACCCCTGCACCTGAAAACAAAG ATAATCTGACAGAAGGTGAGAGCAGTAGTTCAG ATAACACGGGAACATCCGCTGACGAGAGCTcagaggaagatgatgaggatgaagaggaggatgacgactCCG gCTGTGCTGAGAaggatggaggagaagaagaagaagaagaagaagaag AAGCTGAGGACGCTCATGCTCATGCTGAGGAGTCGAAACACG AGTCAGCCGCTGGACGTGAAGCCGACGTTCTGAACGGGAAAG ATGAGAGGCAGTTCAAAGTATGCTGTGAAAAATGCAGAGCCATCCATCAG AGCCATGGCAATGACGTCGTTACTCCAAGGAGGATCTCCAAGGGACGATTACA GGTGCAGCTGGAAGGAGAGGGAGCGTACGAGTGTTCGGTCACCGGTCTGGTGTTTGAAGCATCAGAGCGAGTACTCATAAGGTACTCGGTCTTGTCCTGGTCCAAGTTTGGCGCATTCCTCCGAGACTCCTGGAAGTTTGCCGGACCCATCTTCAATGTGGACACAGTCGGCAAGGACGCATCTGTCCTCAAGTCCATTCAGTTCCCTCACTCCATCTGCCTCGCTG ACCCAGAAAAGGACATGACCTTCAGCGTCCTACACATCAAGGGCAACCGTCCTCTCATTGAGCCCACAGTGGACCACACAGGTAGCCACGTGAAATGGAACGTGACGTCGCTCTCACCTGTGGGTCCCATCATCCAGACCAGCCAGTCTGTGGAGCACCACGGCGTGGTCCTGGTCTATAAACAGCTGGGAGGCGACAACAACAGCTACAGTTTCCATGTGTACCTGGCCACTAACAGTTCATCTGACATCAAA GATATATGCAAACAAGTGCGGGGCTACAAGAATCGCTACATCCGGATCGAAAAGCCTCCCACGTGTAAACTGGACGAGGGGACGTATCGTCTCCTGAGCGAGCCAGAGGGAGACATCAAACCCCAG GATTTGAAATTCACTCTCGCGGTGACAAAGATGAAAGGCTACTTTGAAGCTTACTTTGAGCAGCCTCCGCCCTTTAAGTTGTCTCTTATAGAGACCGAGTCTGATCAGACTGTATGGTCTGCCACCATCAGAGAAG GTGACTGTGTGGATACGACAGAAAAGAAGCCCAGGAAAAGGACTAACA ACCGACCAGTGTGCATGGGTTGCTTTGGTAACAACATAATCGTGTCCATATTTGTGGCTCAGCTTTCAGTCCTGGGTGCAG GcaggaagaggagcagcagtCCATCAGAAGACGAAGCCTTCTGTAAAAAGCCTCGCTGGCAGGACGAGTCAG ACGGAGTGAAGACAGGAATGCCTCAGGTTCAGGACTTGTCCGAGAAGCAGCTATTACAGGTGGCCAAGCAACTGGGCAAGGAGTGGAAACAGGTGGCCATCTATCTCGACCTGAACTCCAGGCACCTGGATGACATTCAGGCGGCGGAGAAAGATGTGACCATGCAGAAGCTGAAGATGCTGGTGGAGTGGAAGGGCAGACAGCTGCCGGGAGAAGCCACGGCGAGCCGTCTGTGGAAAAGTGTGGAGGAGCTGGCAAACGACTTGCCAAACGAGGTCCGACAGACACTGCAAG atATGATAAACAACCCAGCAGCTAAGTGA
- the si:dkeyp-97b10.3 gene encoding uncharacterized protein si:dkeyp-97b10.3 isoform X3, whose protein sequence is MVAEMASCGAACHLEDGEGDTPAPENKDNLTEGESSSSDNTGTSADESSEEDDEDEEEDDDSGCAEKDGGEEEEEEEEEAEDAHAHAEESKHESAAGREADVLNGKDERQFKVCCEKCRAIHQSHGNDVVTPRRISKGRLQVQLEGEGAYECSVTGLVFEASERVLIRYSVLSWSKFGAFLRDSWKFAGPIFNVDTVGKDASVLKSIQFPHSICLADPEKDMTFSVLHIKGNRPLIEPTVDHTGSHVKWNVTSLSPVGPIIQTSQSVEHHGVVLVYKQLGGDNNSYSFHVYLATNSSSDIKDICKQVRGYKNRYIRIEKPPTCKLDEGTYRLLSEPEGDIKPQDLKFTLAVTKMKGYFEAYFEQPPPFKLSLIETESDQTVWSATIREGDCVDTTEKKPRKRTNSRKRSSSPSEDEAFCKKPRWQDESDGVKTGMPQVQDLSEKQLLQVAKQLGKEWKQVAIYLDLNSRHLDDIQAAEKDVTMQKLKMLVEWKGRQLPGEATASRLWKSVEELANDLPNEVRQTLQDMINNPAAK, encoded by the exons atggtgGCGGAGATGGCGAGCTGCGGAGCGGCATGTCACTTGGAGGACGG AGAAGGAGACACCCCTGCACCTGAAAACAAAG ATAATCTGACAGAAGGTGAGAGCAGTAGTTCAG ATAACACGGGAACATCCGCTGACGAGAGCTcagaggaagatgatgaggatgaagaggaggatgacgactCCG gCTGTGCTGAGAaggatggaggagaagaagaagaagaagaagaagaag AAGCTGAGGACGCTCATGCTCATGCTGAGGAGTCGAAACACG AGTCAGCCGCTGGACGTGAAGCCGACGTTCTGAACGGGAAAG ATGAGAGGCAGTTCAAAGTATGCTGTGAAAAATGCAGAGCCATCCATCAG AGCCATGGCAATGACGTCGTTACTCCAAGGAGGATCTCCAAGGGACGATTACA GGTGCAGCTGGAAGGAGAGGGAGCGTACGAGTGTTCGGTCACCGGTCTGGTGTTTGAAGCATCAGAGCGAGTACTCATAAGGTACTCGGTCTTGTCCTGGTCCAAGTTTGGCGCATTCCTCCGAGACTCCTGGAAGTTTGCCGGACCCATCTTCAATGTGGACACAGTCGGCAAGGACGCATCTGTCCTCAAGTCCATTCAGTTCCCTCACTCCATCTGCCTCGCTG ACCCAGAAAAGGACATGACCTTCAGCGTCCTACACATCAAGGGCAACCGTCCTCTCATTGAGCCCACAGTGGACCACACAGGTAGCCACGTGAAATGGAACGTGACGTCGCTCTCACCTGTGGGTCCCATCATCCAGACCAGCCAGTCTGTGGAGCACCACGGCGTGGTCCTGGTCTATAAACAGCTGGGAGGCGACAACAACAGCTACAGTTTCCATGTGTACCTGGCCACTAACAGTTCATCTGACATCAAA GATATATGCAAACAAGTGCGGGGCTACAAGAATCGCTACATCCGGATCGAAAAGCCTCCCACGTGTAAACTGGACGAGGGGACGTATCGTCTCCTGAGCGAGCCAGAGGGAGACATCAAACCCCAG GATTTGAAATTCACTCTCGCGGTGACAAAGATGAAAGGCTACTTTGAAGCTTACTTTGAGCAGCCTCCGCCCTTTAAGTTGTCTCTTATAGAGACCGAGTCTGATCAGACTGTATGGTCTGCCACCATCAGAGAAG GTGACTGTGTGGATACGACAGAAAAGAAGCCCAGGAAAAGGACTAACA GcaggaagaggagcagcagtCCATCAGAAGACGAAGCCTTCTGTAAAAAGCCTCGCTGGCAGGACGAGTCAG ACGGAGTGAAGACAGGAATGCCTCAGGTTCAGGACTTGTCCGAGAAGCAGCTATTACAGGTGGCCAAGCAACTGGGCAAGGAGTGGAAACAGGTGGCCATCTATCTCGACCTGAACTCCAGGCACCTGGATGACATTCAGGCGGCGGAGAAAGATGTGACCATGCAGAAGCTGAAGATGCTGGTGGAGTGGAAGGGCAGACAGCTGCCGGGAGAAGCCACGGCGAGCCGTCTGTGGAAAAGTGTGGAGGAGCTGGCAAACGACTTGCCAAACGAGGTCCGACAGACACTGCAAG atATGATAAACAACCCAGCAGCTAAGTGA
- the si:dkeyp-97b10.3 gene encoding uncharacterized protein si:dkeyp-97b10.3 isoform X2, which yields MVAEMASCGAACHLEDGEGDTPAPENKDNLTEGESSSSDNTGTSADESSEEDDEDEEEDDDSGCAEKDGGEEEEEEEEAEDAHAHAEESKHESAAGREADVLNGKDERQFKVCCEKCRAIHQSHGNDVVTPRRISKGRLQVQLEGEGAYECSVTGLVFEASERVLIRYSVLSWSKFGAFLRDSWKFAGPIFNVDTVGKDASVLKSIQFPHSICLADPEKDMTFSVLHIKGNRPLIEPTVDHTGSHVKWNVTSLSPVGPIIQTSQSVEHHGVVLVYKQLGGDNNSYSFHVYLATNSSSDIKDICKQVRGYKNRYIRIEKPPTCKLDEGTYRLLSEPEGDIKPQDLKFTLAVTKMKGYFEAYFEQPPPFKLSLIETESDQTVWSATIREGDCVDTTEKKPRKRTNNRPVCMGCFGNNIIVSIFVAQLSVLGAGRKRSSSPSEDEAFCKKPRWQDESDGVKTGMPQVQDLSEKQLLQVAKQLGKEWKQVAIYLDLNSRHLDDIQAAEKDVTMQKLKMLVEWKGRQLPGEATASRLWKSVEELANDLPNEVRQTLQDMINNPAAK from the exons atggtgGCGGAGATGGCGAGCTGCGGAGCGGCATGTCACTTGGAGGACGG AGAAGGAGACACCCCTGCACCTGAAAACAAAG ATAATCTGACAGAAGGTGAGAGCAGTAGTTCAG ATAACACGGGAACATCCGCTGACGAGAGCTcagaggaagatgatgaggatgaagaggaggatgacgactCCG gCTGTGCTGAGAaggatggaggagaagaagaagaagaagaagaagaag CTGAGGACGCTCATGCTCATGCTGAGGAGTCGAAACACG AGTCAGCCGCTGGACGTGAAGCCGACGTTCTGAACGGGAAAG ATGAGAGGCAGTTCAAAGTATGCTGTGAAAAATGCAGAGCCATCCATCAG AGCCATGGCAATGACGTCGTTACTCCAAGGAGGATCTCCAAGGGACGATTACA GGTGCAGCTGGAAGGAGAGGGAGCGTACGAGTGTTCGGTCACCGGTCTGGTGTTTGAAGCATCAGAGCGAGTACTCATAAGGTACTCGGTCTTGTCCTGGTCCAAGTTTGGCGCATTCCTCCGAGACTCCTGGAAGTTTGCCGGACCCATCTTCAATGTGGACACAGTCGGCAAGGACGCATCTGTCCTCAAGTCCATTCAGTTCCCTCACTCCATCTGCCTCGCTG ACCCAGAAAAGGACATGACCTTCAGCGTCCTACACATCAAGGGCAACCGTCCTCTCATTGAGCCCACAGTGGACCACACAGGTAGCCACGTGAAATGGAACGTGACGTCGCTCTCACCTGTGGGTCCCATCATCCAGACCAGCCAGTCTGTGGAGCACCACGGCGTGGTCCTGGTCTATAAACAGCTGGGAGGCGACAACAACAGCTACAGTTTCCATGTGTACCTGGCCACTAACAGTTCATCTGACATCAAA GATATATGCAAACAAGTGCGGGGCTACAAGAATCGCTACATCCGGATCGAAAAGCCTCCCACGTGTAAACTGGACGAGGGGACGTATCGTCTCCTGAGCGAGCCAGAGGGAGACATCAAACCCCAG GATTTGAAATTCACTCTCGCGGTGACAAAGATGAAAGGCTACTTTGAAGCTTACTTTGAGCAGCCTCCGCCCTTTAAGTTGTCTCTTATAGAGACCGAGTCTGATCAGACTGTATGGTCTGCCACCATCAGAGAAG GTGACTGTGTGGATACGACAGAAAAGAAGCCCAGGAAAAGGACTAACA ACCGACCAGTGTGCATGGGTTGCTTTGGTAACAACATAATCGTGTCCATATTTGTGGCTCAGCTTTCAGTCCTGGGTGCAG GcaggaagaggagcagcagtCCATCAGAAGACGAAGCCTTCTGTAAAAAGCCTCGCTGGCAGGACGAGTCAG ACGGAGTGAAGACAGGAATGCCTCAGGTTCAGGACTTGTCCGAGAAGCAGCTATTACAGGTGGCCAAGCAACTGGGCAAGGAGTGGAAACAGGTGGCCATCTATCTCGACCTGAACTCCAGGCACCTGGATGACATTCAGGCGGCGGAGAAAGATGTGACCATGCAGAAGCTGAAGATGCTGGTGGAGTGGAAGGGCAGACAGCTGCCGGGAGAAGCCACGGCGAGCCGTCTGTGGAAAAGTGTGGAGGAGCTGGCAAACGACTTGCCAAACGAGGTCCGACAGACACTGCAAG atATGATAAACAACCCAGCAGCTAAGTGA